GTGCTAGCTATCCAGAGACTGAGAAATCATTTAAGGATAACATTGTTTATACCCAACAGGATTCATCTACTTACTTAGTAGGTACTAACATTGACCGTCAGTCATATAAATTTACATCTAAGACTACAGATGAACAGAAGACATCAACTAAGAAAGCACTTCTCAACAAAGACTTCCGTCAAGCCCTTGCTTTTGGTTTCGATAGAACAGCCTATGCTTCTCAAGTGAATGGTGCAAGCGGGGCAACTAAACTGCTTCGTAACTTGTTTGTTCCACCTACATTTGTACAGGCAGATGGAAAGAACTTTGGCGAAATGGTCAAAGACAAATTGGTGACTTATGGTGACGAGTGGAGCAACGTGAACTTGGATGATGCTCAGGATGGACTCTACAACCCAGATAAGGCCAAAGCAGAGTTTGCTAAAGCTAAGACAGCTCTCCAAGCAGAAGGTGTGAAATTCCCAATCCACTTGGATATGCCTGTAGACCAAACCAATACAACAAAAGTTCAACGTGTCCAATCTTTTAAACAGTCAGTTGAAGAAAACTTAGGATCTGATAATGTGGTTGTCGATATCCAACAACTTCAAAAAGACGATGTCTTGAACATCACTTACTTTGCGGAAACAGCTGCTGGCGAAGATTGGGATATCTCAGATAATGTGGGTTGGTCTCCAGACTTTGCAGACCCTTCTACCTACCTTGATATTATCAAACCATCTGTAGGGGAAAATACAAAGACTTACCTAGGATTTGACTCTGGAACTAACAATGCTGCGGCTAAGCAAGTTGGTTTGGAAGACTATGAAAAAATGGTTGTGGAAGCTGGGGAAGAAACTACTGACGTTTCAAAACGTTATGAAAAATATGCTGCTGCCCAAGCTTGGTTGACAGACAGTGCCTTGCTCATCCCAACAACTTCTCAAACTGGTCGTCCAATGTTGTCTAAGATGGTACCATTTACACTCCCGTTTGCATACTCTGGTAACAAGGGTATGAGCGAAGCCCTCTTGTATAAATACCTAGATGTACAAGACAAGGCGGTAACAACAGAAGAGTATCAAAAAGCTCAAGAAAACTGGTTGAAAGAAAAAGAAGAGTCAAATAAAAAGGCTCAAGAAGACCTCGCAAACCATGTGAAATAACTTTTACGAAATAATAGAATGGATTTAGTTTTCTTTTAGATACTAAATCCATTTTACATACATTATTTTTCTAATTTTATTTCTATAATGTCTGTAATAGGTTTATTTATTATATATGTTATATATAGAGTTTTTTAAATGCCCAATTTGTAAAATTAATCTAGACAGAAAAAGCCATCTATGTTAGGCTCAGATAAACTACCACATTTGTCTGAAAGGAACTAACATAAATAACCTATACTCATCTTACCACAGACGAGCTTGTAATGATAGAGGCTTACTATCAAGAAAACATAAAAGTTTCAGATATTGTGACTTCACTTGGCAGATCAAAACAGACAGTCTACAATGTCATCAACTATCTGAAAGAGAGGCGCTCTGCTTATGATTACTATAAGCGATATAAAGTCAATAAAAAACTCTGTGGCAGGAATAAAACCAGTCTTACGAAATCAGAAAAAGACTTTATCCAAACTCATTTAGAACAAAATTGGAGCCTTGATGTCATTAAGGGAGCTTATCCAGATAGGATTTCTTGTTCTATGAGAACTCTCTATCGACTAGCAGACCGCGGTATTCTAAAGAAAGAGGATCTCCCTTAGATAGGTAAAAGAA
This genomic interval from Streptococcus oralis subsp. tigurinus contains the following:
- a CDS encoding peptide ABC transporter substrate-binding protein, which encodes MKSSKLLALAGVTLLAAGTLAACSGSGSSAKSEKTFSYIYETDPDNLNYLTTGKAATANITSNVIDGLLENDRYGNFVPSMAEDWSVSKDGLTYTYTLRKDAKWYTSEGEEYAEVKAQDFVTGLKYAADKKSDGLYLVQESIKGLDAYVKGEITDFSQVGIKALDDYTVQYTLNKPESFWNSKTTMGVLAPVNEEFLNSKGDDFAKGTDSSSILYNGPFLLKSIVAKSSVEFAKNPNYWDKDNVHIDKVKLSFWDGQDTNKPTEAFKDGSFTMARLFPTSASYPETEKSFKDNIVYTQQDSSTYLVGTNIDRQSYKFTSKTTDEQKTSTKKALLNKDFRQALAFGFDRTAYASQVNGASGATKLLRNLFVPPTFVQADGKNFGEMVKDKLVTYGDEWSNVNLDDAQDGLYNPDKAKAEFAKAKTALQAEGVKFPIHLDMPVDQTNTTKVQRVQSFKQSVEENLGSDNVVVDIQQLQKDDVLNITYFAETAAGEDWDISDNVGWSPDFADPSTYLDIIKPSVGENTKTYLGFDSGTNNAAAKQVGLEDYEKMVVEAGEETTDVSKRYEKYAAAQAWLTDSALLIPTTSQTGRPMLSKMVPFTLPFAYSGNKGMSEALLYKYLDVQDKAVTTEEYQKAQENWLKEKEESNKKAQEDLANHVK